One Cryobacterium psychrophilum DNA segment encodes these proteins:
- a CDS encoding NADP-dependent succinic semialdehyde dehydrogenase, with protein MAIATVNPTTGLTEQEFEAHTAEEIEHRIGEADAAHAALRATDYPERAGWMRAAAELIEGDLDELATLLTVEMGKPIAQSRAEVLKCAKNMRFYAEHASSFLADEQLADPAAVNATSAWTRYDPLGVVLAVMPWNYPLWQVIRFAAPALMAGNTGLLKHASNVPQTAIYLDTLFERGGFPTGSFRTLLIGAREVAAVIQDPRVKAVTLTGSEPAGRSVATVAGEQVKKAVLELGGSDPFIVMPSADLDAASSTAVKARVSNNGQSCIAGKRFIVHSDVYDEFTRLFGEKMAALTVGDPKDEATDVGPLATESGRDEIAELVADAVAKGATVVTGGRVPDRAGWFYEPTVLAGLTNDMRLVMEEAFGPVATLYRVADRDEAVAIANQTTFGLSSSVWTHDATEESFFVRAVDAGAVFINGMTVSYPELPFGGIKDSGYGRELAAAGIQEFCNLKTVWKA; from the coding sequence ATGGCGATCGCGACCGTAAACCCCACCACAGGACTGACAGAGCAGGAGTTCGAGGCGCACACCGCCGAGGAGATCGAGCACCGGATCGGCGAGGCGGATGCCGCCCACGCGGCCCTGCGCGCCACCGACTACCCCGAGCGGGCCGGCTGGATGCGGGCCGCCGCCGAGCTGATCGAGGGCGACCTCGACGAGCTCGCGACGCTGCTGACGGTGGAGATGGGCAAGCCCATCGCGCAGTCCCGGGCCGAAGTGCTCAAATGCGCGAAAAACATGCGCTTCTACGCCGAGCACGCCTCCTCATTCCTCGCCGACGAGCAGCTCGCCGACCCCGCCGCCGTGAACGCGACCAGCGCCTGGACGCGGTACGACCCGCTCGGCGTCGTGCTCGCCGTGATGCCGTGGAACTACCCGCTCTGGCAGGTCATCCGCTTCGCCGCGCCCGCGCTCATGGCCGGCAACACGGGCCTACTCAAGCACGCCTCGAACGTGCCGCAGACCGCGATCTACCTCGACACCCTGTTCGAGCGCGGCGGATTCCCGACCGGCTCCTTCCGCACGCTGCTCATCGGCGCCCGCGAGGTCGCCGCGGTGATTCAGGACCCGAGGGTCAAGGCCGTGACCCTCACCGGCTCCGAGCCCGCCGGTCGCTCAGTCGCCACCGTCGCCGGCGAGCAGGTGAAGAAGGCCGTGCTCGAGCTCGGCGGATCCGACCCGTTCATCGTCATGCCCTCGGCTGACCTTGACGCGGCATCCAGCACCGCGGTGAAGGCGCGGGTATCAAACAACGGCCAATCCTGCATCGCCGGGAAACGGTTCATCGTGCACAGCGACGTCTACGACGAGTTCACCCGCCTCTTCGGCGAGAAGATGGCCGCGCTCACCGTCGGTGACCCGAAGGACGAGGCCACCGACGTCGGCCCGCTCGCGACCGAGTCCGGCCGCGACGAGATCGCGGAGCTCGTGGCGGATGCCGTGGCGAAGGGCGCCACAGTCGTCACCGGCGGCCGGGTGCCCGACCGCGCCGGCTGGTTCTACGAACCAACCGTGCTCGCCGGACTCACGAACGACATGCGCCTCGTGATGGAGGAGGCCTTCGGGCCGGTCGCCACGCTGTACCGGGTCGCCGACCGCGACGAGGCCGTCGCGATCGCCAACCAGACGACCTTCGGCCTGAGCTCCTCAGTCTGGACCCACGACGCCACCGAGGAGTCGTTCTTCGTGCGCGCGGTGGATGCCGGCGCGGTCTTCATCAACGGTATGACAGTGTCGTACCCGGAGCTGCCGTTCGGCGGCATCAAAGACTCCGGCTACGGGCGAGAGCTCGCCGCCGCGGGAATCCAGGAGTTCTGCAACCTGAAGACAGTGTGGAAGGCCTGA